DNA from Branchiostoma lanceolatum isolate klBraLanc5 chromosome 9, klBraLanc5.hap2, whole genome shotgun sequence:
AATTATCTGCACATACCCTCTACTAACAGAGTGTCGAGGATGTCTGACCCCCTGTTGCTGGTGAGGGGACACTGTCCGCTGAGTTATCCCACCATGGGGCTACAAGTCGTGCCGGGAGAAGCTATCGGCATTCCGGGTAAGTTTTGATTTTTACATGTAAACAGAAAAATAACGTtcacaagtttgtttgttttttttaagatAAAGGGAGGTGTGAAGCATAGTGTTGAAATTTGTTGCCTTTTGGGGTCAATTTGAGaagaataaaaatactcttttttacGCAACCAAGAGGTTTATCTATGACCTTCTTCAAGGCTGttatgactggttcacatagcattGCAGCAAAGGGGTCGCTGCTTATAAATGATAATAAGATGCAtttccaaacgcaaagtatttacatatgtacactcacaggggatgacatcactatgcggtcccaaacgtacagatgTGTAGCACGTACACAACTATCCATACAAAAACAAGAGCCTTGcgatgcaaataaagagaaattTCAATTATCCTTTAATCGTGCATATTATTAGCCGTTGGTTAGTAACATAAACGTTCCACAAAATCTTTTACAGGACTTTCAGTCGAAGACACCGTTTTAAGAGAACAATATAAGGTTAGAGTTTCCCTTCCATGGCCCCTATTCCACAACACTGTAATTGCACTTCTTCCTCGCTCGATGCAATCTGAACAGGATTTGTGTaactcttgatttcataattagaatattaTTCAAGTGTAAAAGGATGATtaaaatgacaacaatacaccaaaacgtaaaaaaaaaaggtttttttttataaaatttgTATAGCAATCTGTAAAATTTTACGTCGCAGTCTGAGCGCAGTGAGGTTGCCGTCCTTGTTGAATGGGGGATGTAAGAAATATATCCTAGATAGGAAGATAGATataatgtgtaagtcatttattgtatatttgtcaCGACCACATAAATACAACCAAGATTGCTATATATAACAAGACGAATTTTTTTCGCAGGTGAAATTTTCGGCAGAGTTCGGAGTTCTCGATATCGCGGCGGAAGTTGCCGAAGTTGACACGAGCGGACGAAATACCAGGTCGTTAAAGATCGTGAGCTCGTCTCTGCTTCATCTGAACCGGCAACTGGACTTCCTAGTCTACATTAACACAGAACCTGAAGTAGGAAAACTCGATTTGGGTAAATCTCCTTTTTTTATCTTATGGATCTACATTCATCGAGTAATCTTTCTTAGCAAAAGTCTGTGGTCCTCAGTACACATTGTACGCATGCTTTTAATCGATACAAAAGCAAGAGCCCAAATGCAAAAGACGGTACTTATAAGCCAAGTATCGATACATCACTGTCTAAATCGATAGTGAAAACGGAACAACGAAAACCTTCTCACACAAAATACTACAAGTGGTAGGATTAACTAAGGTTTCATAAGATTCCAAGATAAGATTAACTATACATTGCTATTTGAGTAAGAAAATATGTTGATTTGGTATAAACCCAATAGATTACATTATTCATTAATTCATAACTACTGTAAACAAAAGATTTTGGAAAAATCAAAACGAAGAGGTATTTTTTTCTCCCACAAAAAGTCAACTTCCGGTACTTGGACCATGACGTGACCATCCCGATCAGGATCAACTTCCGGCCGGTTCCGCTCCTGTATGACCCCGGATCCGGTAAGGCTCGGGTGGGCGTTTCCTGCTGGTTGCTATGACAACCTTACTTTTTATTGTACATCTTCCATAAGTAGGCCTCAGGGTCTGTCAGTCGAGAGcattctttttttccagtcttctCTGTCTTAGTTTAGAAGACCCGTCCTGGTCAATGCTATCTAGTTTTGTATCCTGTACTATTTTTTCTTAGTCTTCCCAGTGTCAGAAATTGTTCATATAGGGGAATACTTTTCTATCTAACCGTCTGTTGCTATGTATAGAGTGTTGGGCATATCTGCTATTGTATAGCGCCCATGGTCTAAATTTGGTCGCATTGTATGTGTATTATGAGtgtatgaatgaactttattggtCTACAATCGTAcgtggtacaatgtatggcattaaattaaagcatttagttaagtttactttatatttttattcaattacagtttgtgttacttttgttatcttatgtatctaagtttgaatgtggggatttgccccccagggcacattgaaaaacgccatcacaggcgatatgttacccctggataaataaaaataaacaaacaaacaaacaaattaaatcaATGCTACAAGGCTATTCtacaattctaactacaaaatatgATCGAAACAGTATttgggttacaatatagtcatgcaTGGGTAGTTCTGTCTCgtttttggaatgatttatagAAAACAAGACCTATGTATATGGATGTAGGAGTTAGatatgacaacaatacatagaaaatatcgctttgtgtaccagataggctgaagtttgtcttagtagtaatagtcggATAGCATTGTTTCACCaagacacccccctccccacgtgaCCTGGGCAGGTCGATATACTCTGACCTTGTTTCCCCGGCAACCACCTTGCAGACGACAATATCGATCGAAAGGTGACAGTTGTCACCAAGACCTTCCTGAGGTACTTCTCCGTCCGGAATCTGATCCGGAGCATCCGGAAGTTCTACCCGACCATCCGGATTGTCATCGCAGACGATAGCCGTCCGGTCGAGGATCTCCAGGGAGACAACGTGGACCATTACGTCATGCCTTTCGGTGTGGTAAGACTATAAGATGACTATATTCTACAAGCACATGGCCAGTGACAAGGAACGAAACTTAGACTCTGAGATTAACTAAATCGCGATTTCTCAGTCCCTTTTTATGATAACAGCTTCTAGAAGGTCATACATGATTTACATGTGTAAAGTGCACGTATACCAAAGGATCGGGTGCACATGGTATCTTAGCACTGCTTTAGATCAGAAAAATGACACGTTAAAGATTTATATCGAATTCTATACCATTTGCTGTTGTATTCAAGCACACTGTGGCGTATGTTCTACAGCACCTGAATAATTCAATCATGTACTCAGACAGTGTAATATATCATACAATATTCAACGGTGTAACATAACTATTTTACCTCCGTAAATAGTTTGATGAGGCTGTAATCCTTAGAAAAACaaccttgtattttttttggtCAACCTCAATACCGACGCCATCTTGTCGCCAGTTTACTTCAGGGCTACCTAAGTGTTTACACGATGCTACGGAAtccatacgaattttacggaatatatacgatccattactaagaaCACCTTGCTACGATACATGCGGTCCTTACGGAATGCATTATTGActatccactactaagaaaagTAAGATTCTTACAGAATTATTATGTTATGTGTTTCCCTCAAGGATCGTATGGactccgtaaggatcgtatgtttcttatTAGTGGATCGCGTATGCATTCCATTAGCATCGTATGTTCTTTATAGTAGTTAATCGTATCCAGCGCCacgaaaaacaaagatggcggggctgagggaaacaaaaacaggccaaagttcaccattagagtcatgcgcagagggtccattttaatgccagacagaaaccgcatgtacatgctatttaaaagtagctgcaggaggcctctttgttggaaatgttggtgtttttgagctggaattgacaggtaagggttgtggctatttcatttagttagaaaaacagggttttagctgtgtttgaagtgtccggtacactttgaaataggtgtagtttgggtgtgatcaggtcttgtgaaggggggtcaaaggtcatctcctGATGTTTTGATATTatttcaccactttgcgccggtggaaaatcggcgaaactcagtagattgacactttagaggtcagactacgctgccaatgtgagttttccatgaccttaacttcaggtaggtgacttttgacagccctttCCTTATATGTCTACCATTGAAAGTATATGGGCCAGCAATTGGTAGTCTTTCCccaacacgctgccttatacaAAACCACGCTACCTTATATGGAAACGTGAATAAGTATGTCACTGTCCCTCGGCCCGTCTTGATcaatcacagtgattgacagcgcttccgggcacagtTTCGGATAGTCGGCCTGTATCCCGTTCCGTGCCTGGACACGACAACCCCTGTAAAAATAAGGTTGTGCAccaaagaaaagtattttgcattTTCCTTCCTTCCCACAGGGCTGGTTTGCTGGGCGGAACCTAGCGGTATCACAAGTGAAAACTCCCTACATGCTTTGGGTGGATGACGACTTCCTGTTCATACCGGAAACCAAGCTAGAAAAATTCGTCGATGTTCTAGACAATGCTGACATCGACATAGTAAGTTGATCGGGATACACAATTATATCAGGcgttttttgtctttcttttttaaacCAATACAATGGTTGATATCAATTACATTGATAATGGGAATTGGGAAAACTTTGGTAACTCATTCATTCCATGATCAGTAAAAATATGACTATAtctttcatagaaaaaaaaacacctgaaTAATTGTTAGGGATTGAACAGCAGAAATTGCTGACTATTACAGTAATTGTTTATGGACATCGAATCATAGATTCTTTTCACCATGTGCATGTAGCTAGAATCTTACGGGTTGTAGTGCATGTATATCCTGCTAGATGTCGCTGCAGACCAGGGTCCTTGATGATTGCTCTGTCCTCAGGTGTCTGGCTTAGTCGGACGGGACCGTATCAGCCTAAAGAAACtgaacatcctggagggagacGAGGAAGGCGACTGTCTCGTCCAGACCATTGGCACATACGGGACATTGAAAGACTTCCCAGAATGCCATAGGGTGGACCGGGTCACTAACTTCTTCCTGGGTCGCACTGACAAGGTCAGAGAGGTCGGGTTCGATCCGGCGTACTCGCGATTCGCTCATACCGGTGAGAATTTCTCGTTTTCCGTAAACCATCATGTTGTTAACGGCCTCCTGTTTAGTCAAAACTTTGCCCTAGCCAGCTCATGTTAGAGCTGTAGCATATTCAGACGTTGTGGTTTATATCCTCATGTATACGATCGTTCATGATTCTAATTAATTaagcatgcgcaaggtcaaaggtaaaggccctgACTTGTAAACCGTTCTCGACCATTGTTTCTATGTTTATAAGGACGtcaaaatgtgtttttaaaaGTTGAATAAAATGCACGTGGCTTTTTTCTCAAGATCCCTCTTCGGttttagatagatagatataattAATTAATCTCTTATAGTCAAGAAGTAAATTCTCAGAAGAGGCCTAAAAAATGAGAAATATAGCCCGCCCTATACACAACTAGTCATGTACCATAGAATGATAGCTAGCACTCGAGGTGCTATCGATCTATTttaggtacaatgtacaatgtacaattgtcCAGGTGGGACGACATGGTTCCAGCTAagggctctttatgcaaattcatgcaaattaagttaaCATGGTCCGAATTGAAAGTCTTGTTTTCTAAAGGCTTTCAATTACTCTACTCCCCAAACAGACCCTGTTTGGACAACTGGATCAAGGGACACGGCCTAGGGGTGGACAGAGAAAGAGATATAAAGACACCCTTAAACACTACTTAAAGAAGGGTCACATTGACcccacaaactttgaagctctctGCAACGATCGCAGCACCTGGCGTCAGCTGAGCTACAACAGCGTCACTACTTTTGAAGCTGAGAGGATAGCAGCCGCTGAGGCCAAGAGGAGGGCTAGAAAAGCCCGGCTCcaacagaactgatgaactGAAATGACACTATGTAGATTCGCCCTACTccttcgagtggctgtcaacactaAAGCGGGTACCTAAATGAACTGCGCCAAAGACTCAAATCGGTGCAAAGTTATcacttgaaaatatttttttttcttaaatcgaaaacaataaaaaaacaaattgcaaGCATGACGCAAATGGGTGCAACATGGCGCAAAGCATCGCCATCACCGCAAGTCTCTTTTTGATGACTCTTGACCatattgtacattggttttcaaGTCAgaggcaacactgcgatttccagtAAAGTtattgtatctgatttggagccgaaactgagaatgtgacctTCTGAGTGCCTCCAATGCTTTTGCAGAGGTCACGTATTTTAACCGTGCGTCGCAAGTGCCCGAAATGGAATATTCGCAAAGTCGCAATTAGGCGCAGTCCtgtgagatacccactttacATTTGAGAAGGAGAAACGGGTTtaactacatcatacatgtctaGTTGTTTCAGGTTTGCCGTGCTAGAAACTAGGTAGATATTTGTTAAAAACGTGTCAATGTCATTTTTGTGCTGTTGCACTTATGTCTAGCTTCCCTTTTTTGCATGCTTGTATCAGACCTAAAATAGAAATAGTGCATTCAGTGTATTATTTTTGTAAAGTTGTTATCAGGTTCTAACCCAGTACCAACTTCTTTAGGACAGAACTGAGCACTTCAACTAGTTTAAAGGAAAAGTAAACTCCATATGAGAGTTTATTTTCCAATAAATGATCtgtcaataaatacataatcagccttTTTTTCGAATTCCAGTTGGGGTGATTTACGCGATGGAAAATTTTCGGCAGAAATAAGGGTCGATAGCACACCACGGAGACTTAAAGTTGATAAGATGTCAAAGTACAAGTTTTCAAAGCCTAACTTTaatcaggcattgtcaggcacattgtatacAAAGGCTGAgatgtccgtaactctcgcgagtttacgttcggcagtgattggtcattattgatcctgaataaggcgacagtggtcgtcgaaaattcgatccttgaataccttagtgttggaagaaagtttaacatTCTATGCTGAGATTGCTTATATAATGTAAATTGAGAGTACTcggatagttttttttttcactccaAATAATATTTATTAATATTTTCAACACCGTGATAGATGAATACATGCATACATTATAGAAACGTAAAAACCAGAAGACATTTTGCTAACAACAAATTATTCTAGCAACT
Protein-coding regions in this window:
- the LOC136441421 gene encoding beta-1,4 N-acetylgalactosaminyltransferase 1-like, producing the protein MPFGVGWFAGRNLAVSQVKTPYMLWVDDDFLFIPETKLEKFVDVLDNADIDIVSGLVGRDRISLKKLNILEGDEEGDCLVQTIGTYGTLKDFPECHRVDRVTNFFLGRTDKVREVGFDPAYSRFAHTGENFSFSVNHHVVNGLLFSQNFALASSC